From one Mytilus edulis chromosome 1, xbMytEdul2.2, whole genome shotgun sequence genomic stretch:
- the LOC139504080 gene encoding S-phase kinase-associated protein 2-like produces the protein MGKSKQPKKYSEENSKENKKTKQRKKKLTDENDGRVQIKWAVSQDQTERLYSELGVENISDESSDSCYALELTPAVTVNKDKPVAPCAPRVLLPSQKPNLNQSYTSDDIELISPLSTPNNKKFLHFCHDEDDDVEEDSQYDYFAELSDEVVLNVFKWLPRFTLAKCARVCHRWSRLVADDHLWKRIDLSNRTLAPGVLGNVLRRGVQILRLAKSEIEGPVFICSPKVLSFTRLSRVQFLDLSMASITTPVLQELLSVCTHLKKLSLEHCPLNDQICHYIAENKNLEVINMSMCEGITVNGLMPICNNCTRLESLNIAWTGIHRHSVVYLSLCLPQSLEKLNISGCRENITDEEILQLVKRCYRLRELDLSDSTVITCNSIRYLTQYLKRLEYIALSRCYRIAPTTIPELQNILSLNVVDVFGMLRNTALQQLRQAISVDVNKYPFSSIARPTTGVRRTSIWGVPVRDNIL, from the exons ATGGGGAAATCAAAACAACCTAAAAAATATTCTGAAGAAAActctaaagaaaacaaaaagaccAAACAAAG aaaaaagaaGTTAACAGATGAAAATGATGGACGTGTACAAATAAAATGGGCAGTGAGCCAAGATCAAACCGAGAGACTTTACAGTGAACTTGGTGTAGAGAATATTTCTGATGAGAGCTCTGATAGTTGTTATGCGTTAGAGTTAACACCAGCTGTTACAGTTAACAAAGATAAACCAGTCGCTCCATGT GCTCCAAGAGTTCTACTGCCAAGCCAGAAGCCAAACCTTAACCAAAGTTACACATCTGATGATATAGAACTTATATCTCCCTTGTCAACACCAAACAACAAAAAGTTTCTTCATTTTTGCCATGACGAAGACGATGATGTTGAAGAAGACAGTCAGTATG aTTATTTTGCTGAACTGTCAGATGAAGTGGTCTTAAATGTATTTAAATGGCTACCACGTTTTACTTTAGCAAAATGTGCTCGGGTTTGTCATCGATGGAGTAGACTTGT TGCTGATGATCACCTGTGGAAAAGAATTGACCTGTCAAATAGAACCTTAGCACCAGGTGTACTAGGAAATGTTTTGCGACGTGGAGTACAGATTCTACGATTGGCTAAATCTGAG ATTGAAGGTCCTGTATTTATTTGTTCTCCAAAGGTTCTCAGTTTTACAAG GCTAAGCAGAGTACAATTCTTAGATTTAAGTATGGCATCCATTACAACTCCAGTTCTACAAGAATTATTATCTGTATGCACCCATCTGAAAAAACTCAGTTTAGAACATTGTCCACTCAATGATCAAATTTGTCA TTACATAGCGGAAAACAAGAACCTAGAAGTTATCAACATGAGTATGTGTGAAGGAATTACTGTAAATGGATTGATGCCAATATGTAACAACTGTACAAG ATTAGAGTCCTTAAACATTGCGTGGACAGGTATACACAGACACAGTGTAGTTTATCTTTCTCTTTGTTTACCTCAGTCGTTAGAAAAGCTCAATATCAGTGGTTGTAGGGAAAACATTACAGATGAAG AAATTTTACAGTTGGTGAAAAGATGTTACAGATTAAGAGAACTAGATTTAAGTGATTCCACAGTTATTACTTGTAACAGCATTCGTTATCTAACTCAGTATTTGAAGAGATTAGAATACATAGCATTAAGCAGGTGTTATCGTATAGCTCCGACTACTATACC GGAACTACAGAACATTTTATCATTAAATGTGGTGGATGTGTTTGGAATGTTAAGGAACACAGCATTACAACAGCTGAGACAGGCTATTAGTGTAGATGTTAACAAATATCCATTCTCCAGCATTGCCAGACCTACTACAGGAGTTAGGAGAACCAGTATATGGGGGGTACCAGTCAGAGACAATATTTTATGA